The following are encoded in a window of Loxodonta africana isolate mLoxAfr1 chromosome Y, mLoxAfr1.hap2, whole genome shotgun sequence genomic DNA:
- the LOC135229073 gene encoding splicing factor 3A subunit 2-like, with amino-acid sequence MMLQVIHPSTYPPIHISIFPFTYLSVHLPIHLSIHPPIHPSTLPPTHPSTHPPIHPSTYPLIHPPIHPSFHPSILPTIHPSTHPPLHPSIHPPLHPPTPPPPTYPPNHPLTHPSTHPSIYISTHIHSSTHPFIHPSIPPSVHLSIHLPTHPPIHPSTHPSIHPPIHPSTYPLIHPPIHPSFHPSIHPSTPPPTHPSIHLHIHSSTHPFIHPSIPPSVHPSIRPSVHPPTHPSIHPSTHPSIHPPIHLHIHSSTHPFVHPSIHPSIHPSIHPSSIIHASTHRSIHYFLRLDDRPHAYPGFHT; translated from the exons ATGATGCTGCAAG tcatccatccatctacctatccACCAATCCATATATCCATCTTTCCATTCACATATCTATCTGTTCACCTACCTATCcacttatccatccatccacccatccacccatccaccctcccacccacccatccatccacccacccacccatccatccatctacatatccactcatccacccacccattcatccatccttccatccatccattcttccaaccatccatccatccacacatccacccctccacccctccatccacccacccctccacccacccacccctccaccacccacctacccacccaaccatccactcacccacccatccacccatccatccatctacatatccactc atatccactcatccacccacccattcatccatccctccatccctccatctgtccatctgtccatccacctacccacccacccacccatccacccatccacccacccatccatccacccacccatccatccatctacatatccactcatccacccacccattcatccatccttccatccctccatccacccctccacccctccacccacccacccatccatccatctacatatccactcatccacccacccattcatccatccctCGATCCctccatctgtccatccgtccatccgtccatctgtccatccacctacccacccatccatccacccatccacccacccatccatccacccacccatccatctacatatccactcatccacccacccattcgtccatccttccatccatccatccattcatccatctatccacccatcatCCATCATCCATGCATCCACCCACCGATCCATCCATTACTTTCTGAGATTGGATGATCGCCCTCACGCGTATCCAGGCTTTCATACCTGA